One stretch of Nitrospinota bacterium DNA includes these proteins:
- a CDS encoding 3-isopropylmalate dehydratase large subunit (catalyzes the isomerization between 2-isopropylmalate and 3-isopropylmalate in leucine biosynthesis), protein MGMTITEKILAAHAGVDSVKPGELINCRVDIALANDITAPIAIKEFRRIGAKKVFDRERVILVPDHFAPAKDIASANQIKMLSDFAREQELTNYWD, encoded by the coding sequence ATGGGAATGACGATTACAGAGAAGATACTAGCCGCCCACGCCGGAGTAGATTCGGTAAAGCCGGGAGAGCTTATAAATTGCAGGGTGGATATTGCCTTGGCCAACGATATCACCGCTCCGATAGCAATAAAGGAATTTCGCCGAATTGGGGCCAAAAAGGTGTTCGACAGGGAGAGGGTCATCCTCGTGCCGGATCACTTCGCTCCGGCAAAGGATATCGCTTCGGCAAACCAGATAAAGATGCTCTCCGATTTCGCCCGCGAACAGGAGCTCACAAACTACTGGGAT
- a CDS encoding D-sedoheptulose 7-phosphate isomerase, with protein sequence MAKQYWQARIGQNIEVAQLLSGDEAILENIEKSADVIVKAYQGGGKLLLCGNGGSAADSQHIAAELVSRFYRERKALDAEALTVNSSSITAIGNDYSYDSVFSRQVEAKGRKGDVLIGISTSGNSPNVIKAIEKGNEIGMITVGLTGSRKEAAINKSASIVIGVPSSVTPRIQEMHILIGHMICEYIEEKLFP encoded by the coding sequence TTGGCAAAGCAGTATTGGCAGGCACGGATTGGGCAAAATATTGAAGTGGCACAGCTTTTATCCGGAGATGAGGCCATTCTGGAAAATATTGAAAAGTCGGCGGATGTAATCGTAAAAGCATACCAGGGGGGGGGGAAACTCCTTCTCTGCGGAAACGGCGGGAGCGCCGCTGATTCACAACATATTGCCGCTGAACTTGTGAGCAGGTTCTACCGGGAGAGAAAAGCCCTTGATGCCGAGGCTCTGACGGTTAACAGCTCTTCCATCACCGCTATCGGGAACGACTATTCCTATGACTCGGTATTCTCAAGGCAGGTGGAGGCAAAAGGACGGAAAGGGGACGTCCTGATAGGTATCTCAACAAGCGGGAATTCCCCGAATGTTATAAAGGCGATTGAAAAAGGGAACGAGATAGGGATGATTACGGTTGGCCTGACCGGCTCAAGGAAAGAAGCGGCGATCAACAAATCAGCTTCAATCGTAATTGGAGTTCCATCCAGCGTAACCCCCCGTATCCAGGAAATGCATATTCTGATTGGGCATATGATTTGTGAGTATATTGAGGAGAAGCTGTTTCCTTGA
- a CDS encoding DegT/DnrJ/EryC1/StrS family aminotransferase, whose translation MKFVDLSAQQGRIRSDIDRRINAVLEHGQYIMGPEIAELEKALADYLGVKHAISCSSGTDALMMALMALGIGPGDAVITTPFTFIATAEAVSLVGATPVFADIDPRTFNIDPAKIKGGIEYAKKSGLIPKGIITVDLFGLPAEYESIEAIAKEESLFLIEDACQGFGGEYRGKKLCGFGDFAATSFFPAKPLGCYGDGGALFTNDDKLAHIAKSLRIHGTGDSQYDNVRVGINGRMDSIQAAILLSKLDIFKDEVEARHRVAAKYTEGLKGVVETPFLPDGMRSGWAQYSVLSDKRDKIRGQLQKEGIPTAVYYPKPLHLQGAYATLGLSKGDFPVSENAASRIFSLPMHPYLGDKEIESVVKAIHRAVKSEG comes from the coding sequence ATGAAGTTCGTCGACCTCTCGGCACAGCAAGGCAGAATAAGAAGCGATATTGATAGGCGGATAAACGCGGTTCTGGAACATGGGCAATACATCATGGGGCCGGAGATCGCCGAACTGGAGAAAGCCCTTGCGGACTATTTAGGAGTCAAGCATGCCATATCATGTTCATCCGGTACGGATGCGCTTATGATGGCGTTGATGGCACTCGGAATCGGCCCTGGGGATGCGGTAATCACAACACCCTTTACGTTTATCGCGACTGCGGAGGCTGTCAGCCTCGTGGGGGCAACGCCGGTATTTGCCGATATTGATCCAAGAACTTTCAATATCGACCCAGCCAAAATAAAAGGGGGAATTGAGTATGCGAAAAAGAGCGGCCTGATCCCGAAAGGGATTATAACAGTCGACCTTTTTGGTCTTCCGGCAGAATACGAGTCTATCGAAGCTATCGCGAAAGAGGAAAGCCTTTTCCTTATTGAGGACGCATGCCAGGGATTCGGCGGGGAGTACAGGGGGAAAAAACTGTGCGGATTTGGCGATTTCGCGGCAACAAGCTTTTTTCCTGCCAAGCCGCTTGGCTGTTATGGCGACGGAGGAGCGCTGTTTACAAATGACGACAAACTTGCGCACATTGCCAAGTCACTTAGAATTCACGGGACTGGAGATTCCCAATACGACAACGTAAGGGTAGGGATAAACGGCAGGATGGATTCAATACAGGCGGCAATTCTCCTGTCGAAGCTGGACATTTTCAAGGATGAAGTAGAAGCCCGTCACCGCGTTGCCGCCAAATACACCGAAGGTCTGAAAGGGGTCGTTGAAACACCATTTCTGCCTGATGGAATGCGTAGCGGCTGGGCTCAGTATTCAGTTCTCTCGGACAAGAGGGACAAAATAAGGGGACAACTGCAAAAAGAGGGGATCCCTACAGCGGTGTATTATCCAAAGCCTCTTCACCTACAGGGGGCATATGCCACCCTTGGACTCTCAAAAGGGGATTTCCCGGTATCGGAAAATGCAGCGAGTAGGATATTCAGCCTGCCGATGCATCCTTATCTCGGCGATAAGGAGATCGAATCTGTAGTTAAGGCCATTCACCGCGCTGTAAAAAGCGAGGGTTGA
- a CDS encoding DUF2142 domain-containing protein: protein MSDKRTLLFSFLLVKSIVFAILIPPWLGNDEPNHFDYVLQLAGYGEGESNQEMIINSMTETNAWERAEMRKPPRMATLFRETAIGQHTEDISGTRPPLYYLLAALPLRIFHPETVETALLMCRFVSLIITMATLWMIFLTTSLVFDSKSDSFIPYLATLFAGMHPQISYQTVVVNADALAILVFTLVFYVLCAYIKRGKITYEEILILISVCTVGLLTKKHAVLLFPLVLAGITLILRGSTFKEYVIEVIKKIGFIAISVLAVAVFCEIMFPKAVIQIADRLGLALSFSYSTQDKLELLTLVKWIKGLGIIFVTFWFTYGQMIHKMSFGFYILLAIFSGGVIAGVAGKIRNSIVSDSRGEWQTPEMRVIYLCIVFISVIFISIFFTFFSPELVDRVSGRYLSYAIAPITIFAMFGINEFSRRATGFDLKKTVALFFISLNLVSLFGYLIPIYYFSLNAS, encoded by the coding sequence ATGAGCGATAAAAGAACATTACTTTTCAGTTTTCTCCTTGTGAAATCAATCGTGTTCGCGATACTAATCCCGCCATGGCTCGGAAACGACGAACCAAACCACTTTGATTACGTCCTGCAACTTGCCGGATACGGAGAGGGAGAGTCAAACCAGGAGATGATCATAAACTCCATGACGGAGACCAATGCCTGGGAAAGGGCTGAAATGAGGAAACCTCCCAGGATGGCGACACTGTTCCGGGAAACGGCTATCGGGCAACATACAGAAGATATATCAGGCACAAGGCCGCCATTATATTACCTTCTGGCCGCATTGCCTTTAAGGATATTTCATCCTGAAACTGTGGAAACGGCGCTTTTGATGTGCAGGTTTGTCTCATTGATAATAACGATGGCAACGCTATGGATGATCTTCCTCACGACAAGCCTGGTGTTCGACAGTAAGTCCGACTCTTTCATCCCATACCTGGCCACTCTTTTTGCCGGGATGCACCCGCAAATTTCATACCAGACAGTTGTGGTAAACGCGGACGCTTTGGCAATCCTCGTTTTCACACTAGTCTTTTACGTTCTTTGCGCCTACATCAAGCGGGGCAAAATAACCTATGAGGAAATATTAATTCTAATCTCAGTTTGCACTGTCGGTTTGCTTACAAAGAAGCATGCTGTCCTGCTTTTCCCTCTGGTACTCGCAGGAATTACGCTTATTCTTAGAGGCTCCACTTTCAAGGAATATGTAATTGAAGTTATAAAAAAGATAGGTTTCATCGCCATCTCGGTTCTGGCGGTAGCTGTTTTTTGCGAAATAATGTTCCCGAAAGCTGTCATTCAAATTGCGGACAGGCTTGGGTTGGCGCTCAGTTTTTCCTACTCTACCCAGGACAAACTGGAATTACTCACACTGGTCAAATGGATAAAAGGCTTGGGAATAATATTCGTCACATTTTGGTTTACATACGGCCAGATGATACACAAAATGAGCTTCGGTTTTTATATTTTACTTGCGATCTTCTCTGGAGGAGTTATCGCCGGTGTCGCAGGAAAAATCCGAAATTCCATCGTTTCAGATAGCAGGGGGGAGTGGCAAACTCCAGAAATGCGGGTAATTTATCTATGTATCGTATTTATATCCGTGATATTTATCTCCATCTTCTTTACGTTCTTCTCCCCGGAACTTGTCGACCGCGTATCCGGCAGGTACCTTTCTTATGCCATCGCGCCGATCACAATATTTGCAATGTTCGGGATCAATGAATTTTCAAGGCGCGCCACTGGCTTTGACCTGAAAAAGACAGTTGCGCTGTTTTTCATTTCATTAAACCTGGTGTCACTTTTCGGATACCTGATCCCTATTTATTATTTCTCACTCAATGCGTCATAA